A region from the Sandaracinus amylolyticus genome encodes:
- a CDS encoding GvpL/GvpF family gas vesicle protein has product MSVWWALAVVDRAPDALPSIDGARVEAFALGDHATLIAAELPAMPAAGLDALRRHDAAVRTLAEQVPAVLPVRFGAHASEPARLVERLRGREDALHRGLERVHGAVQVTVRAMRGPPLVVAPVDERDASFGPGARFLRQRARAPRPPGWDALTRALRPHVRAERVDEGDPRVDAWRVYHLVARDGEPAYRTELAHVVALVPDWQLVAGASSPPYAFAAEVLS; this is encoded by the coding sequence ATGAGCGTGTGGTGGGCGCTCGCCGTCGTCGATCGCGCGCCCGATGCGCTGCCGTCGATCGACGGAGCGCGCGTCGAGGCGTTCGCGCTGGGCGATCACGCGACGCTGATCGCCGCCGAGCTCCCCGCGATGCCTGCCGCAGGCCTCGACGCGCTGCGACGCCACGACGCGGCGGTGCGCACGCTCGCGGAGCAGGTGCCCGCCGTGTTGCCCGTTCGCTTCGGCGCGCACGCGTCGGAGCCCGCGCGCCTCGTCGAGCGCCTGCGCGGTCGCGAGGACGCGCTCCATCGAGGGCTCGAGCGCGTGCACGGTGCGGTGCAGGTCACGGTGCGCGCGATGCGCGGGCCTCCGCTGGTGGTCGCGCCGGTCGACGAGCGCGATGCGTCGTTCGGTCCGGGCGCGCGGTTCTTGCGGCAACGAGCGCGGGCCCCGCGACCTCCGGGGTGGGACGCGCTGACGCGCGCGCTGCGTCCTCACGTCCGCGCGGAGCGCGTCGACGAGGGCGACCCCCGCGTCGACGCGTGGCGCGTCTATCACCTCGTCGCGCGCGACGGCGAGCCCGCGTACCGCACGGAGCTCGCGCACGTCGTCGCGCTGGTGCCCGACTGGCAGCTCGTCGCGGGCGCGTCGTCACCGCCCTATGCGTTCGCCGCGGAGGTGCTGTCGTGA
- a CDS encoding MBL fold metallo-hydrolase — MRIHHLNCISTCPVGGWLFDDRTASIVRRGRLACHCLLIEAGRDLVLVDTGFGLRDVADPKSRLSAFFLALLAPEFRAELTAIRQVERLGFEPRDVRHIVMTHLDFDHAGGLDDFPWAKVHLLESERESAMAQRTWLDRQRYRPQQWSTSSGWRTYRASEGERWHGFERVRALEGVPDDVVMVPLLGHTLGHAGIAVRRGAGWLLQSGDAYFFHAEMDPKRPRCTPGLRFYQWMMEKDRGARLANQRRLRELNGRDEGVEIICSHDVREFERLSGRSAAVPRRAMRPPPPRSVEIAR; from the coding sequence GTGCGCATCCATCACCTCAACTGCATCTCGACGTGCCCGGTCGGCGGCTGGCTCTTCGACGATCGCACCGCGTCCATCGTCCGTCGCGGCCGCCTCGCGTGTCACTGCCTGCTGATCGAAGCAGGGCGCGACCTCGTGCTCGTCGACACCGGCTTCGGCCTGCGCGACGTCGCCGATCCCAAGAGCCGCCTGTCCGCGTTCTTCCTCGCGCTGCTCGCGCCCGAGTTCCGCGCGGAGCTCACCGCGATCCGCCAGGTCGAGCGGCTCGGGTTCGAGCCTCGCGACGTGCGGCACATCGTGATGACGCACCTCGACTTCGATCACGCGGGAGGGCTCGACGACTTCCCGTGGGCGAAGGTCCACCTGCTCGAGAGCGAGCGCGAGAGCGCGATGGCGCAGCGCACCTGGCTCGATCGCCAGCGATATCGACCGCAGCAGTGGAGCACCTCGAGCGGTTGGCGCACGTACCGCGCGAGCGAGGGCGAGCGCTGGCACGGCTTCGAGCGCGTGCGCGCCCTCGAGGGCGTCCCCGACGACGTCGTGATGGTGCCGCTGCTCGGTCACACGCTCGGCCACGCAGGCATCGCGGTGCGGCGCGGCGCGGGCTGGCTCCTGCAGTCCGGCGACGCGTACTTCTTCCACGCCGAGATGGATCCCAAGCGCCCGCGCTGCACGCCCGGCCTGCGCTTCTACCAGTGGATGATGGAGAAGGATCGCGGCGCGCGCCTCGCGAACCAGCGACGGCTGCGCGAGCTCAACGGGCGCGACGAGGGCGTCGAGATCATCTGCTCGCACGACGTGCGCGAGTTCGAGCGGCTCTCCGGGCGCTCCGCCGCCGTGCCGCGCCGCGCGATGCGTCCGCCGCCTCCGCGCAGCGTGGAGATCGCGCGATAG
- a CDS encoding alpha/beta fold hydrolase, with amino-acid sequence MVFLPIAERLARAALRARGIRGRMIDTPVGRVNVYEGRGAGTLPPVVVVHGIGSAGAPFGPVLARLLPHVRSVVAPELPGHGFSAPPHRALTPDTLLDVMRDVLDRVIDEPVILCGNSLGGAIVLRYARDRPEKVRGLVLLSPAGARMSDEELEDVRRAFHMPTTADARAFVARVYHRTPPLTSLFASGIRARMQSAVVQGLLADASPDHAATPDDLAALAMPVTLVWGCSERLLPASGLAYFREHLPRHARIEEPDAVGHCPHFDDPALVARLVLDMARQVSATPRA; translated from the coding sequence ATGGTCTTCCTTCCGATCGCCGAGCGTCTCGCGCGCGCCGCGCTCCGCGCGCGCGGCATCCGCGGCCGCATGATCGACACGCCCGTCGGGCGCGTGAACGTGTACGAAGGACGCGGGGCGGGGACGCTCCCGCCGGTCGTCGTCGTGCACGGGATCGGCTCGGCGGGCGCGCCCTTCGGGCCGGTGCTCGCGCGGCTCCTGCCGCACGTGCGCAGCGTGGTCGCGCCCGAGCTGCCGGGCCACGGCTTCAGCGCGCCGCCGCACCGCGCGCTCACGCCGGACACGCTGCTCGACGTGATGCGCGACGTGCTCGATCGCGTGATCGACGAGCCGGTGATCCTCTGCGGCAATTCGCTCGGCGGCGCGATCGTGCTGCGCTACGCGCGTGATCGACCGGAGAAGGTGCGCGGCCTCGTCCTGCTCTCGCCCGCGGGCGCGCGCATGAGCGACGAGGAGCTCGAGGACGTGCGCCGCGCGTTCCACATGCCGACGACCGCGGACGCACGCGCGTTCGTCGCCCGCGTCTACCACCGCACGCCGCCGCTCACGTCGCTCTTCGCGAGCGGCATCCGCGCGCGCATGCAGAGCGCGGTCGTGCAGGGCCTGCTCGCGGACGCGAGCCCCGATCACGCGGCGACGCCCGACGACCTCGCCGCGCTCGCGATGCCGGTGACGCTGGTGTGGGGCTGCTCCGAGCGCCTCTTGCCCGCGAGCGGGCTCGCGTACTTCCGCGAGCACCTCCCGCGTCACGCGCGCATCGAGGAGCCCGACGCGGTCGGGCACTGCCCGCACTTCGACGATCCCGCGCTGGTCGCGCGGCTCGTCCTCGACATGGCGCGGCAGGTCAGCGCGACGCCGCGCGCGTGA
- the gvpJ gene encoding gas vesicle protein GvpJ encodes MTDRIDDLVRAHADRDDVEHVLPPDTTLLDLVDNLLDKGLLVHGELVIGLAGVDLVYVGLSAMICAADRLLPETRRKPR; translated from the coding sequence ATGACCGATCGCATCGACGACCTGGTGCGCGCCCACGCCGATCGCGACGACGTCGAGCACGTGCTGCCGCCCGACACGACGCTGCTCGATCTCGTCGACAACCTGCTCGACAAGGGCCTGCTCGTGCACGGCGAGCTCGTGATCGGCCTCGCGGGCGTGGACCTCGTGTACGTCGGGCTGAGCGCGATGATCTGCGCGGCCGATCGCCTCCTGCCCGAGACGCGGAGGAAGCCGCGATGA
- a CDS encoding Kazal-type serine protease inhibitor domain-containing protein, protein MTRSFVRAHVALSLAGLALAGCMMDSAAKVPADGVEPALDVASLGAADSARSIPAAPWCQLVEGELTRARPTALFTFEGGCDDTFVDLANRDGSDVFVALYEERDGRWALVARNDDCSADTLNACLSTSTRAGVRYLVMATSYSYAVRNRPEAMSFHLTVSCNGADGECAAPGSQQACGSRGLPECGEGFFCAFEAGSMCGADDRGGVCARRPDACIEIYQPVCGCDGQTYGNACSAASAGVSVAHDGECPAPGGEGEPCGARLGDTCDEGFYCAFAPEAICGRADATGTCARRPDACIQVYDPVCGCDGRTYGNACTAASNGMSVDHAGECERVGQGEGETCGGIAALECAAGLACDYSASGCNIADVAGVCVVDEPRACTREYRPVCGCDGNTYSNDCVRRAAYVGLAHTGACR, encoded by the coding sequence ATGACTCGTTCGTTCGTCCGCGCGCACGTCGCGCTCTCGCTCGCCGGCCTCGCGCTCGCGGGCTGCATGATGGACTCGGCCGCGAAGGTCCCCGCCGACGGCGTGGAGCCCGCGCTCGACGTCGCGTCGCTCGGCGCCGCCGACTCGGCTCGCTCGATCCCGGCCGCGCCCTGGTGCCAGCTGGTCGAGGGCGAGCTCACCCGCGCGCGTCCCACTGCGCTCTTCACGTTCGAAGGTGGTTGTGACGACACCTTCGTCGACCTCGCGAACCGCGACGGCAGCGACGTCTTCGTCGCGCTCTACGAAGAGCGCGACGGCCGTTGGGCTCTCGTCGCGCGCAACGACGACTGCAGCGCGGACACGCTCAACGCGTGCCTCTCGACGTCGACGCGCGCCGGCGTGCGCTACCTCGTGATGGCCACCTCGTACTCGTACGCGGTGCGCAACCGCCCCGAGGCGATGTCGTTCCACCTCACCGTCTCGTGCAACGGCGCGGACGGCGAGTGCGCGGCGCCCGGCTCGCAGCAGGCGTGCGGCAGCCGCGGCCTCCCCGAGTGCGGCGAAGGCTTCTTCTGCGCGTTCGAGGCGGGCTCGATGTGCGGCGCCGACGATCGCGGCGGCGTCTGCGCGCGCCGTCCCGACGCGTGCATCGAGATCTACCAGCCCGTCTGCGGCTGCGACGGCCAGACGTACGGCAACGCGTGCAGCGCGGCGTCGGCGGGCGTCAGCGTCGCGCACGACGGCGAGTGCCCCGCGCCGGGAGGCGAGGGCGAGCCCTGTGGCGCGCGCCTCGGCGACACCTGCGACGAGGGCTTCTACTGCGCGTTCGCGCCCGAGGCGATCTGCGGTCGCGCCGACGCGACCGGCACCTGCGCGCGCCGTCCCGACGCGTGCATCCAGGTCTACGATCCCGTCTGCGGCTGCGACGGACGCACCTACGGCAACGCGTGCACCGCGGCGTCCAACGGCATGAGCGTCGACCACGCGGGCGAGTGCGAGCGCGTGGGCCAGGGCGAGGGCGAGACCTGCGGCGGCATCGCAGCGCTCGAGTGCGCGGCGGGCCTCGCGTGCGACTACTCGGCGAGCGGCTGCAACATCGCGGACGTCGCGGGCGTGTGCGTCGTCGACGAGCCGCGCGCGTGCACGCGCGAGTACCGCCCGGTCTGCGGCTGCGACGGCAACACGTACTCGAACGACTGCGTGCGCCGCGCGGCGTACGTCGGCCTCGCGCACACCGGCGCGTGCCGCTGA
- a CDS encoding gas vesicle protein K — translation MRAVEIAEAEIAKLGERLEKDAERARWNANPEDAQRALVKLVLTLVEFLRRLMERQAIRRMEDGTLDDDEVERIGLALMRLEETIVQLCEQFGIDPDELGLDLGPLGKLF, via the coding sequence ATGCGCGCCGTGGAGATCGCCGAGGCCGAGATCGCGAAGCTCGGCGAGCGCCTCGAGAAGGACGCCGAGCGCGCGCGCTGGAACGCGAACCCCGAGGACGCGCAGCGGGCGCTCGTGAAGCTCGTGCTGACGCTCGTCGAGTTCCTGCGGCGCTTGATGGAGCGCCAGGCGATCCGCCGCATGGAGGACGGCACGCTCGACGACGACGAGGTCGAGCGCATCGGGCTCGCGCTGATGCGCCTCGAGGAGACCATCGTGCAGCTCTGCGAGCAGTTCGGGATCGATCCCGACGAGCTCGGTCTCGATCTCGGCCCGCTCGGGAAGCTCTTCTGA
- a CDS encoding glycosyltransferase, whose translation MPPHDARARDVGCVAIGRNEGERLVRCLRSLAGRVAHVVYVDSASTDGSAARARELGADVVELDLSIPFTAARARNEGFARLREIAPELRYVQFVDGDCEVVEGWLETARARLEQDRSLAVVCGRRRERFKDASVWNRIIDVEWDTPVGEASACGGDAMMRASAFVEVGGFDGSLIAGEEPELCVRLRRAGHRIERLDAEMTLHDAAMTHVSQWWKRSVRAGHAFAEGAALHGASEQRHWVRETRRIFFWGAVVPGVAIGAAVPTLGASLALLAAYPVSASRIYRSTRARGRSRADAAAYAVSVPVGRFAELQGALKYHLGRVRGRRSGLIEYK comes from the coding sequence GTGCCTCCACACGATGCCAGGGCGCGCGACGTCGGGTGCGTCGCGATCGGCCGCAACGAAGGTGAACGTCTGGTGCGCTGCCTGCGCTCGCTCGCGGGGCGCGTGGCGCACGTCGTCTACGTCGACTCCGCCTCGACCGACGGCAGCGCGGCGCGCGCGAGAGAGCTCGGCGCCGACGTGGTCGAGCTCGATCTCTCGATCCCGTTCACCGCGGCGCGCGCGCGCAACGAGGGGTTCGCGCGGCTCCGCGAGATCGCGCCCGAGCTCCGCTACGTGCAGTTCGTCGACGGCGACTGCGAGGTGGTCGAGGGCTGGCTCGAGACCGCGCGCGCTCGGCTCGAGCAGGATCGCTCGCTCGCCGTGGTGTGCGGGCGCCGGCGCGAGCGCTTCAAGGACGCGAGCGTCTGGAACCGCATCATCGACGTCGAGTGGGACACGCCGGTCGGCGAGGCGAGCGCGTGCGGCGGCGACGCGATGATGCGCGCCTCGGCGTTCGTCGAGGTCGGCGGCTTCGACGGATCGCTGATCGCCGGCGAGGAGCCCGAGCTCTGCGTGCGGCTGCGCCGCGCGGGACATCGCATCGAGCGCCTCGACGCCGAGATGACGCTGCACGACGCGGCGATGACGCACGTCTCGCAGTGGTGGAAGCGCTCCGTGCGCGCGGGGCACGCGTTCGCCGAGGGCGCCGCGCTGCACGGCGCGTCCGAGCAGCGACACTGGGTGCGCGAGACGCGCCGGATCTTCTTCTGGGGCGCGGTCGTCCCCGGCGTCGCGATCGGGGCCGCAGTGCCCACGCTGGGCGCGAGCCTCGCGCTGCTCGCCGCCTATCCCGTGAGCGCGTCGCGCATCTATCGATCGACACGCGCGCGCGGGCGCTCGCGCGCCGACGCCGCGGCGTACGCGGTCTCGGTGCCGGTCGGGCGCTTCGCGGAGCTGCAAGGCGCGCTCAAGTACCACCTCGGCCGCGTGCGCGGCCGGCGCAGCGGGCTCATCGAGTACAAGTAG
- a CDS encoding glutathione S-transferase family protein, which produces MTIELYRFAYSCYARKVQAALELARVPFTIVDVPYLDRDVMTKVAPGYPMVPVLRHGSDVITGSREILEALVQREPAIAALVPEGREAVVWAYHDFADSTLETPMFQAATPGIRARFATHNERLFFTFIKERRWGAGCVERWARERDELLESARTMLAPTRASLRRHAFVAGDAPTLADASLYGHVAMLAYADRALVAALGEEIVAFTARMQALGVAPPA; this is translated from the coding sequence ATGACCATCGAGCTCTATCGGTTCGCCTACAGCTGCTACGCGAGAAAGGTCCAAGCCGCGCTCGAGCTGGCGCGCGTGCCGTTCACGATCGTCGACGTGCCCTATCTCGATCGCGACGTGATGACGAAGGTCGCGCCGGGCTACCCGATGGTCCCGGTGCTGCGTCACGGCAGTGACGTGATCACGGGGTCGCGCGAGATCCTCGAGGCGCTCGTGCAGCGCGAGCCCGCGATCGCCGCGCTGGTGCCGGAAGGACGCGAGGCCGTGGTGTGGGCCTATCACGACTTCGCCGACTCGACCCTCGAGACCCCGATGTTCCAGGCCGCGACCCCGGGCATCCGCGCGCGCTTCGCGACCCACAACGAGCGGCTCTTCTTCACGTTCATCAAGGAGCGTCGCTGGGGCGCGGGGTGCGTCGAGCGCTGGGCGCGCGAGCGTGACGAGCTGCTCGAGAGCGCGCGCACGATGCTCGCCCCGACGCGCGCGTCGCTGCGCCGTCATGCGTTCGTCGCGGGCGACGCGCCGACGCTCGCCGACGCGTCGCTCTACGGGCACGTCGCGATGCTCGCGTATGCCGATCGCGCGCTCGTCGCTGCGCTCGGCGAGGAGATCGTCGCGTTCACCGCGCGCATGCAGGCGCTCGGGGTCGCGCCGCCGGCGTGA
- a CDS encoding GvpL/GvpF family gas vesicle protein, whose protein sequence is MKGRAIYAYCIVAGVSPDRLERAPRGVPDGSPPRLLSIADGIDLVIADVDASAWSEDVITAGLRDIDWVSERALRHEEMVSFFLDADALVPMKAFTIFRSEARARDHVREREASVRAAIDRVGGCVEWGVRMRFDERAARVARERDAAAQKPASGAAFLARKKQIADATRGARVEAAEVASAIVERLAAPARAHLRIPPPEGSPTQLVAEAALLVPHDAQAELERIAEEARAELARYGVDLELNGPWAPYHFSRGA, encoded by the coding sequence ATGAAGGGCCGCGCGATCTACGCGTACTGCATCGTCGCGGGCGTGTCGCCCGATCGCCTCGAGCGCGCGCCGCGTGGCGTGCCCGATGGATCGCCGCCGCGCCTGCTGTCGATCGCGGACGGGATCGACCTCGTGATCGCCGACGTCGACGCGAGCGCGTGGTCGGAGGACGTGATCACCGCGGGCCTGCGCGACATCGACTGGGTCTCGGAGCGCGCGCTGCGTCACGAGGAGATGGTCTCGTTCTTCCTCGACGCGGACGCGCTCGTGCCGATGAAGGCGTTCACGATCTTCCGCTCGGAGGCTCGCGCGCGCGATCACGTGCGCGAGCGCGAGGCCAGCGTGCGCGCCGCGATCGATCGCGTCGGTGGCTGCGTCGAGTGGGGCGTGCGGATGCGCTTCGACGAGCGTGCCGCGCGCGTCGCGCGCGAGCGCGATGCCGCCGCGCAGAAGCCTGCGAGCGGTGCTGCGTTCCTCGCGCGCAAGAAGCAGATCGCGGACGCGACGCGCGGCGCGCGCGTGGAGGCCGCCGAGGTCGCGAGCGCGATCGTCGAGCGCCTCGCCGCGCCGGCGCGCGCGCACCTGCGGATCCCGCCGCCCGAGGGCTCGCCCACGCAGCTCGTCGCCGAGGCCGCGCTCCTCGTGCCCCACGATGCGCAGGCCGAGCTCGAGCGCATCGCCGAGGAGGCGCGCGCCGAGCTCGCGCGGTACGGCGTCGATCTCGAGCTCAACGGACCGTGGGCGCCCTACCACTTCTCGCGAGGCGCGTGA
- a CDS encoding two-component system sensor histidine kinase NtrB: MFAQRSISGWLQAVQRDWRAAQLGLSWVAISVVVALMVLVPYVLYLRGRAIRNRLTFEVGAMELAVERASRAMAERERALRAFLYRPDERRLHDHASAAIALRAALDSVEAIAATDDAAWRRDVARLRALEGAWEHASRDLVERAARGERDLLDDPDTARPGPVYAEFQAVAATLLGALDAEKRSLVAAMSGADDARLAMPFALALLGLPILVYVGRLSVDVIRLLAIARAEQERLARVLEHMVDPVLVTDRRGTITLANPAARSLLGAHDGAPVSALADRLRDSERGTAILSAIAGAEPLAAAEVEITSGTEERWVSVSSAPIAVRRDVVGAVTVLRDLSDRVRYEQERLKTERFHALGAMAERLAHDFGNYLEAASGAAAMLERPSAADPAKRSRWVRLIRTTIDEGRNVLAGLRTLSFISYRSPRFTSVELHGVVSRALDVARLARPDAGAIELSDEVPPGLRVPASESDLVRALVNVLVNAIDATASGGRVDVAARVEDGNVRLAIRDTGVGIPPEDHERIFDMYFTTKGARGSGMGLALAREVVHLHGGDILLESAPGAGSTFTVVLPLAHDEASTSPRTHEGAALEEARS, encoded by the coding sequence ATGTTCGCGCAGCGCAGCATCTCGGGCTGGCTGCAGGCCGTACAGCGCGACTGGCGGGCCGCGCAGCTCGGTCTGTCGTGGGTCGCGATCTCCGTCGTCGTCGCGCTGATGGTGCTCGTGCCGTACGTGCTCTACCTGCGTGGGCGCGCGATCCGGAATCGCCTCACGTTCGAGGTCGGCGCGATGGAGCTCGCGGTCGAGCGTGCTTCGCGCGCGATGGCCGAGCGCGAGCGTGCGCTGCGCGCGTTCCTCTACCGGCCCGACGAGAGGCGTCTCCACGATCACGCGTCGGCCGCGATCGCGCTGCGCGCCGCGCTCGACAGCGTCGAGGCGATCGCCGCGACCGACGACGCCGCGTGGCGCCGCGACGTCGCGCGGCTGCGCGCGCTCGAGGGCGCGTGGGAGCACGCATCGCGCGATCTCGTGGAGCGCGCGGCGCGCGGCGAGCGCGATCTCCTCGACGATCCCGACACCGCACGCCCGGGCCCCGTCTACGCGGAATTCCAGGCGGTCGCGGCGACGCTCCTGGGCGCGCTCGACGCCGAGAAGCGCTCGCTCGTCGCCGCGATGAGCGGGGCCGACGACGCGCGCCTCGCGATGCCGTTCGCGCTCGCGCTGCTCGGCCTGCCGATCCTCGTCTACGTGGGTCGTCTGTCGGTCGACGTGATCCGCCTCCTCGCGATCGCGCGCGCCGAGCAGGAGCGCCTCGCGCGCGTGCTCGAGCACATGGTCGATCCGGTGCTCGTCACCGATCGTCGGGGGACGATCACGCTCGCGAACCCTGCGGCGCGATCGCTGCTCGGCGCGCACGACGGCGCGCCGGTGAGCGCGCTCGCAGATCGGCTGCGCGACAGCGAGCGCGGCACCGCGATCTTGTCCGCGATCGCCGGCGCGGAGCCGCTCGCCGCCGCCGAGGTGGAGATCACGAGCGGCACCGAGGAGCGCTGGGTCAGCGTCAGCAGCGCGCCGATCGCGGTGCGACGCGACGTCGTCGGAGCGGTCACCGTGCTGCGCGATCTGAGCGACCGCGTGCGCTACGAGCAGGAGCGGCTCAAGACCGAGCGCTTCCACGCGCTCGGCGCCATGGCCGAGCGCCTCGCGCACGACTTCGGCAACTACCTCGAGGCCGCGTCGGGCGCGGCGGCGATGCTCGAGCGTCCGAGCGCGGCCGATCCCGCGAAGCGCTCGCGCTGGGTGCGCCTCATCCGCACCACGATCGACGAAGGGCGCAACGTGCTCGCGGGCCTGCGCACGCTGAGCTTCATCTCGTACCGCAGCCCGCGCTTCACGTCCGTCGAGCTGCACGGCGTGGTCTCGCGCGCGCTCGACGTCGCGCGGCTCGCGCGCCCGGATGCCGGCGCGATCGAGCTCAGCGACGAGGTGCCGCCGGGGCTGCGGGTGCCCGCGAGCGAGAGCGATCTGGTGCGCGCGCTGGTGAACGTCCTCGTGAACGCGATCGACGCCACCGCGTCCGGTGGGCGCGTCGACGTCGCGGCGCGCGTCGAGGACGGGAACGTGCGGCTCGCGATCCGCGACACCGGCGTCGGCATCCCGCCCGAAGATCACGAGCGCATCTTCGACATGTACTTCACGACCAAGGGCGCGCGCGGATCGGGCATGGGCCTCGCGCTCGCGCGCGAGGTCGTCCATCTGCACGGCGGCGACATCCTCCTCGAGAGCGCGCCCGGCGCCGGCTCGACGTTCACCGTCGTGCTGCCGCTCGCGCACGACGAGGCATCGACGTCGCCGCGCACGCACGAGGGCGCGGCCCTCGAGGAGGCACGATCGTGA
- a CDS encoding N-acyl-D-amino-acid deacylase family protein — protein sequence MTSPERLHVQNGTLFDGTGAPGRPADVVVEDGRIAAILPPMQRVHDARVIDASGAWIAPGFLDVHTHYDAEVELLPGLPESVRHGVTTVVMGSCGLSMAVGDPVDLADMFCRVEGIPRATVKPMLERVKTWDGPAAYFDHLASLPLGPNVAALLGHSAIRAASMGLERSLTSGVRPNELELARMDALLSEALDAGYLGLSINTLTWDKMDGDGDLRSRPTPSVFATWSEYRRLARQLRARGRILQGVPNVSTKVNVLLFFLESLGVMRPGLKTMLITMMDAKAARLPFRAAGLLASLVNRLLGADLRFQSLPNVFDLWVDGMEAPIFEEIGAGTAALHERDDETRARLLRDPAFRRRFRREWGSWLLGRAYHRDLDDTEIQECPGDRALVGKSIGQVARERGVDPIDALLDLVAEHGRALRWYTVIGNDRPEWLRWIVSHPAVLIGFSDAGAHLRNMAHYNFPLRLLRMAKDDRVMPIERAVHRLTGELATWLGIDAGRIAEKARADLVVIDPAGLTSDVDRIVEVEMPGFDGLSRLVRRNDRAVRSVVVGGREVVREGAPLDVLGRERSGSLLRAG from the coding sequence ATGACTTCGCCCGAGCGCCTCCACGTCCAGAACGGCACGCTCTTCGACGGCACCGGCGCGCCCGGCCGTCCTGCCGACGTCGTCGTCGAGGACGGGCGCATCGCCGCGATCCTCCCACCCATGCAGCGCGTGCATGATGCACGCGTGATCGATGCATCCGGTGCATGGATCGCCCCGGGCTTCCTCGACGTGCACACGCACTACGACGCCGAGGTCGAGCTGCTGCCCGGGCTGCCCGAGTCGGTGCGGCACGGCGTAACCACCGTCGTGATGGGCTCGTGCGGGCTCTCGATGGCGGTGGGCGATCCCGTCGACCTCGCGGACATGTTCTGCCGCGTCGAGGGCATCCCGCGCGCGACCGTGAAGCCGATGCTCGAGCGCGTGAAGACGTGGGACGGGCCCGCCGCGTACTTCGATCACCTCGCGTCGCTGCCGCTCGGACCGAACGTCGCGGCGCTGCTGGGCCACAGCGCGATCCGCGCCGCGTCGATGGGGCTCGAGCGCTCGCTGACGAGCGGCGTGCGCCCCAACGAGCTCGAGCTCGCGCGCATGGACGCGCTGCTCTCGGAGGCGCTCGACGCGGGGTACCTCGGCCTCAGCATCAACACGCTCACCTGGGACAAGATGGACGGCGACGGCGATCTGCGATCGCGCCCGACGCCGAGCGTGTTCGCGACGTGGAGCGAGTACCGCCGGCTCGCGCGTCAGCTGCGCGCGCGCGGCCGCATCCTCCAGGGCGTGCCCAACGTCAGCACGAAGGTGAACGTGCTGCTCTTCTTCCTCGAGTCGCTCGGGGTGATGCGCCCGGGGCTCAAGACGATGCTGATCACGATGATGGACGCGAAGGCCGCGCGCCTTCCGTTCCGCGCCGCGGGGCTCCTCGCGTCGCTCGTGAATCGCTTGCTCGGCGCCGACCTGCGGTTCCAGTCCCTGCCGAACGTGTTCGACCTCTGGGTCGACGGGATGGAGGCGCCGATCTTCGAGGAGATCGGCGCGGGCACGGCCGCGCTGCACGAGCGCGACGACGAGACGCGCGCGCGCCTGCTGCGCGATCCCGCGTTCCGCCGCCGGTTCCGCCGCGAGTGGGGCAGCTGGCTGCTCGGTCGCGCCTACCATCGCGATCTCGACGACACCGAGATCCAGGAGTGCCCGGGCGATCGCGCGCTCGTCGGCAAGAGCATCGGGCAGGTCGCGCGCGAGCGCGGCGTCGACCCGATCGACGCGCTGCTCGATCTCGTCGCGGAGCACGGCCGCGCGCTCCGCTGGTACACGGTGATCGGCAACGATCGACCGGAGTGGCTGCGCTGGATCGTCTCGCACCCCGCCGTGCTGATCGGCTTCAGCGACGCCGGCGCGCACCTCCGCAACATGGCGCACTACAACTTCCCGCTGCGGCTCCTGCGCATGGCGAAGGACGATCGCGTGATGCCGATCGAGCGCGCCGTGCATCGCCTGACCGGCGAGCTCGCGACGTGGCTCGGCATCGACGCGGGGCGCATCGCGGAGAAGGCGCGCGCGGATCTCGTCGTGATCGATCCCGCGGGGCTCACGAGCGACGTCGACCGCATCGTGGAGGTGGAGATGCCGGGCTTCGACGGCCTGTCGCGCCTCGTGCGCCGCAACGATCGCGCGGTGCGCAGCGTGGTGGTCGGGGGCCGCGAGGTCGTGCGCGAGGGCGCTCCGCTCGACGTGCTCGGTCGCGAGCGGAGCGGCTCGCTCCTCCGCGCGGGGTGA
- a CDS encoding response regulator, with protein MSEQPSVLVVDDNRFIQESLPALLEEEGYRVTVAHNGEDGFRRVCTQPVDLVITDVAMPEVDGVELIRLMRLDPFFQRVPIVAITAYGGRRMQEAKDAGADVCFEKPVDHPLLLDTVARLTRAASR; from the coding sequence GTGAGCGAGCAGCCGTCCGTCCTCGTCGTCGACGACAACCGCTTCATCCAGGAGAGCTTGCCCGCGCTCCTCGAGGAAGAGGGCTACCGCGTGACCGTCGCGCACAACGGCGAGGACGGGTTCCGGCGGGTGTGCACGCAGCCCGTCGATCTCGTGATCACCGACGTCGCGATGCCCGAGGTCGACGGCGTCGAGCTCATCCGGCTCATGCGGCTCGATCCGTTCTTCCAGCGCGTGCCGATCGTCGCGATCACCGCGTACGGCGGGCGCCGCATGCAGGAGGCGAAGGACGCGGGCGCCGACGTCTGCTTCGAGAAGCCGGTCGATCACCCGCTGCTGCTCGACACCGTCGCGCGCCTCACGCGCGCGGCGTCGCGCTGA